A window of Maioricimonas rarisocia genomic DNA:
TGAAGCGATTGCCGAGCCGCTGATCGTCGGCGGTGAGAACTTTCGCCCGGTCGGCATCGCGATGGGCCCCGACGGGAGCCTCTACTGCACAGACTGGGTGCTGCGGGACTACAAGCTGCACGGCCGCGGTCGCGTCTGGAAGATCAGCGCTGTACGAAAGAAGTCGCCAGTCGACAAGACCACACCGGTCAATCGCCTCCGATCTCCTGTGCTGACAGAGCGACGTCTTGCCGCGCAGGAGCTGGCCGACAGTCCCGAAGGCCGCCGGACGCTGCTGGAGTTCACGCTGCAGAAAAAGGAAAGCGAACCGGTACGGGCACGGATCGAAGCTTACTGGGCACTGCAGAACGTCGCCACGCCAGAGATCGCCGACGAGCTGCGGCCGGTTATACGGGAACTTCGTGCTGACGGCAGCGGACCGGTTGACGAGGTGGAGATCGCCGCCTGGTGGTACCGCAATGACCAGAAGTCCTCCCGGACCGAGGCAGAGCGGAAAGGACTCGCACCGATCACGACGGCGTACGCCGGATCAGAGGCGGAGGACTCGCTTGCCCATCCCGCCCTTTTGCTGGCGAAGGTCTACAACTCTGGCGGCGAATGGCCGGACGGTCCGGTGCTGACCGACCCGTCGCTGGCGGAGGTACTGGCCGATCCGTTCCTCTTTGCAATGCAGGTGCAGCAGTTCGCCCGCGTTCCCGATCCGCATCAGTACGTCCGCTGGTGGGAAGCCGGACCGATTCCCGAGGGCCGCCTGCTGCTGACGCTCGCGCAGCGCCAGCGCGATCCCCACGACACGTCACTGCTGGAGCGGCAACTGAGCGATCCCTATCCGCCGGTCCGCCGGGCTGCCGTCCAGTGGGTCGCCGAGGAACGTCTGGTCGATTTCCGTCCGCAGGTCGAGACCGTACTCCGTAGCGAGCCGATGACGACCGAGCTGTTTCTGGCGACGCTGGCTGCACTGGAGATGCTGGACGGCAAGGATCCGAAGGACTTCGACCGAACACCGGCCGGCAACTACGTCCTGCCGCTGCTGAAAGACGAGTCGACTCCGGCGGCGGTCCGCATCCAGGCACTGCGGCTCGTCGAGCCGAACGACGAAGGACTCGAACTCGCACTGCTGGCAAAGCTCGCCGACAGCGCAGACGACGGACTGAAAACCGAGGCGGTCCGAACGCTGCAGCAATCCGGCCGCCCCGAAGCGGTTGCTCCCCTGGTCGACATCGCCACCGACGATACCCGACCGAGATCGCTGCGGGCCGAGGCGATCTCCGGGCTGGCAGGATTCCTTGGCGATCCGACACAGGGGACCGAGGCTCGCTCGGCAATCGTGGCACTTCTCGAACGGGGTAATGGCGGACTGCGGCTGGAAGCAGTGCGGGCTCTCCGCGGCCAACAGTCACTCGACGGAGACCTGCAGACACAGCTTGTTCAATTGGCCGAAACCGCGACGACGTCTTCCGAGATGGACGACGGCCTCCCCCTGGCGCGCCAGCTGGCGATGACGCTCCAGGCGACAGCGGCGGACCTGCCCGAAGCACTTCGGAAGCTGCTCCAGGAACGTCCTACAGGCACTCAGCAGTGGCTCGATCGGCTGATGGAATTTGATGGGGGAGATCAGGAAGCGGGACGACTGGTCTTCTTTCACCCCGGCGGTCCCGGCTGCGCGAAGTGTCACACCGTCAATGGACGGGGCGGCAAGGTCGGTCCGGATCTGTCGAACATCGGCCGCAGCTTCACCCGCCGCAAGCTGATCGAATCGATCCTTGATCCCAGCCGCGAGGTGTCGCCGCAGTTCACCAACTGGTCGGTCCTCACCGACGAAGGCCGGGTCGAGACCGGCATGATTGTTCACGAGAACCTTGGCCAGACGACGCTCGGCCGGTCAGACGGCACGCTGGTCACCATTGAGACTGCTTCGATCGAAGAACGGACGCCGCAGCGCAAGTCCGTCATGCCGGAAAAGCTCGCCGAACGGATGACGATCGACGAGTTCCGCGATCTGCTGGCGTGGCTGCAGTCGCTGGGACAGTCCCCGTCCCGGATGAGCCGGGAGTGAATCGCGAACGAGCGCGGCGGGGACTATGATCTCGCCCGTCAGAAGAACTTCAGAGGAAGGAACGACGAATGCACAACCTGAAGCACACGACTCTCGCCACAGCGGTCCTCCTGGGTCTCACCCTGTGCGGCACCTCGAATCGCGGACTCTCTGCAGCAGAGCTGCCGGGGGCCCGCCCGGTAATTGACGCCGCAGAATACCCGTCGCTGCAGGCGGCCATCGATGCGGTCCCTGCCGAGGGAGGCATCGTGCAGATCCCCGCCGGCAAGTTTGAAATCAGTGAGCCGTTGCGGATCACCGGTGAGGACATCCACCTCTCGGGAGCCGGTTCGGCAACACACATCCACAACACGAACACCGACGGCGAGCCCGCACTGGCACTCGTTCCGGACGGTGAGTACGACCGGACGGCCACCGGCGGCAATCGCAAGATGCGCTGGCGGATTCAGATTTCCGATATGCGGATCACCGGCAACGAAAAGAGCGGTCATGGCATCCAGGCCCTGTGGGTGAACGAGATCTTCATCCATGGCGTGACCGTCAGCGAGAATGGCGGCGACGGCATTCTGCTTGACTACTGCTACGAAGATCCCCGCGTCTGCGATTCGCTGATCACCTACAACAAGAAGGTCGGCCTCAACCTGCTCGGCTGCCACGACATCGTCGTCTCCGCCACGCACTTCGAAGAGAATAACGACGCCCTGCACTGCATCGACGGCTACAACCTCTGCATGACAGGCAACAATCTCGACGATCACCTGCGGCACGGCGTCGTCATCGAAAACACGTACGGCTCGGTCGTCTCCGGCAACATGATCGAGGAATGCAACGGTGCCGCCGTCATCCTCGACCGTGACTGCTACGGCGACACGATCAGCGCGAATGTCATTGCCCACAACGGTCAGGGGGTGCTGCTCAAGGACGCCCACGGCTGTGCCGTCAGCGCCAACACGTTTACGATTCTCAAGGAACGGGCCCTGTACATCGGCCCGGACAGCGGTCGCATCACCGTCACCGGCAACAACTTCTCCAACAGCTACCTCGGTGACGGCAAAGTCCGCCGTGCTGCCAACGACTTTGCTGCGGGCGGTCTGGTTCTCGAAGGGACCAGCGACGTCGTCGTCTCGGGGAACGTGTTCTCCGGACTGACCGAGCCGGCCGTACAGCACATCGGCGATGCCAGTCGGCGGATCGTGTTTGCGAATAACGTTCTGACCGATGTCACCAGCCAGCATGACCAGCTCGAAGACTCGGTCCAGGGACAGAACATCGCTCCCGAAGCGGGCGACTCGAAGTAACGGAAACGGAACTGCCGATGATCATGCTGCCGGGCGAAACGCCTCCCGAGAACCCGCTGCAGCCGCACGAACAGTGGATGCGGCGGGCCATCAACCAGGCGCACATCGCCTTCGAAGCCGAAGAAGTCCCTGTGGGCGCAGTCGTCGTTCATGACGGCCGCGTCATCGGCGAGGGGTACAACCAGCGCGAACAGCTCCGCGATCCGACCGCGCACGCGGAGATGATCGCGATGACGCAGGCCGCGCAGGTCCTCGACTCCTGGCGGCTCGTCGACTGTACGCTTTACGTCACGCTCGAACCCTGCCCGATGTGTGCCGGGGCGATCGTGCAGGCCCGGCTGCCGGTCGTCGTCTACGGCACGACCGATCCCAAGGGAGGCGCCTGCCACACGCTGTATCAGATCACCGACGACGAGCGGCTCAACCATCGGGCGACCGTCCTGGGCGGCGTGATGCAGGACGAATGCCGGGCACTGCTGCAAGACTTCTTCGCGATGCAGCGGGCCAAAGGCAAGAAGTAGTGAGTGGCCCGCATTGTCGGTCGGCCGGGGTCGGAACGGGCAACGCGACCGCAGTCCCCGGCAATCACGGCAGAAAACGAACGCCCGCAACACAGGAATGCACTGTCAGGAAAGCACGTGTCTGAATCGTCTGCCCGGCTCGATCTCGTCGACGTGATCTGCGAGGACGGTCCGGTCATCTCCGTCAACAAGCCGTCCGGCCTGATCACGCAGGGAGCCCCCCGCGGCGTCGACAGTCTCGTCGATCTGGTGAAGGCGTACCTCAAACGGAAGTACGACAAGCCGGGCAACGTGTATCTCGGTGTGCCGCACCGCCTGGACCGGCCGGTCTCCGGCGTCGTCGTCTTCTCGCGGAACTCGAAGTGTGCCGCCCGCCTGGCCGAGCAGTTCGCCAAGCGTCAGGTGAAAAAGGTCTACTGGGCCTGTCTGGAGCGTCTTCCACAGCCGGCCGAGGGGAAGCTGGAAGACTGGATCTACCGCATCCCCGATCACTCGAAGGTCGAGATCGCCTCGCCCAACCGCGAGGGAGCCAAGCCGGCTTACTTGACCTACCGCACGCTGGCGACGAGCCGCGGCAAGGCGCTCGTCGAGATCGAGCTGGGGACCGGGCGGATGCATCAGATCCGGATTCAGTTCGGCAGTCGCGGCTGCCCCGTGCTGGGGGATCTTGAATATGGCGGCAGGCAGGAATTCACGGGAGCCCCGACGATCGACGACCGGTTCCGTCCAATCGCCCTGCATGCTCGCAGCCTGACGATCCAGCACCCGATCCGGTACGAGCCGCTGGAAATCGTCGCGCCGCCTCCGGCGGGATGGGACCGGCTGGGATTTGGGATGTAGGGGCGACCAGATACAGGGAGTAGGGTGGGTTAGCGCGGCGTAACCCACCATTTACTTTATCTTGGGCGTTGCATTGCATCGAATGGTGCGTCACGGGCACGCGAGTCGATGATCGTCACTCGACGATGGAGGGTCCAATGACCATTCGCCGTGACACACCCGCGTTGCTGGGTCGTGCCACGCGGGACCTCGTGCGTGGAAAGCGTGACGTGCGACGATGGCGTGGTAGGGTGGGTTAGCGCAGCGTAACCCACCATTTACTTTATATGGGGCGTTGCATCGCATTGAATGGTGCGTCACGGGCACGCGAGTCGATGATCGTCACTCGACGATGGAGGGTCCAATGACCATTCGCCGTGACACACCCTACATTATTCCTAACTCCTGCCCACTACCCACTGCATGTCCGCATCGACCATCCGATCCACCAGCTCCTCGAACGTCGTCGTCGGCTGCCAGCCGAGCCGTTCCCGGGCCAGTGACGCGTCTCCCACCAGGCGGCCCGATTCGGCCGGTCGCATCAGAGCCGGGTCTTGCCGCACGTGGTCCCGCCAGTCCAGATTCACCCGCCGGAAGGCCCGCTCCAGAAACTCTTCGAGCGAATGCCACCGGCCGGTCGCGATCACCAGATCGGTCGGCTGCTCCTGGTGCAGCATCCGCCACATGGCATCGACGTAATCGCCGGCGAACCCCCAGTCCCGGCCGATGTCGAGATTGCCCAGCGTCAGCGTTTCCTGCAGGCCGGCGGCAATTCTGGCCGCAGCCAGCGTGACCTTGCGAGTGACGAACCGCTCCGGCCGCCGGGGGGACTCGTGGTTGAACAGAATCCCACTGCAGGCATACAGGCCGTGCGTCTCGCGGTAGTTCGCCACCAGATGAAACGCGCACACCTTGCTGGTGGCGTACGGATTACGGGGAACAAAGGGCGTCCGCTCGGTCTGCGGCGATTCGGTCGGACGGCCGAACATCTCGCTTGATGCCGCATGGAAGAACCGGATGTCGCGTCCCCTGCCCTGCAGCGTCCGAACCGCTTCCAGCAGTCGCAGCGTCACACCTGCATTGGCGTCGAGTGTCTCCAGCGGCTTCTCGAAGGAAAGTCCCACGTGGCTCTGGGCCGCCAGGTGATAGATCTCATCCGGAGCGACTTCGTCCAGCAGCAATGTGACCTCGTCATCGTTCTGCAGTGACGATTCGTGCAGACGGACGGTCCCTCCCCGTTCAGAAACGAGCCGGTGGAGTCCGCGCGTCGATTCGGAATCGACGTTTCGTGTCGTCCCCTGGACCTCGTATCCCTTATCGAGCAGAAGCTCGGCAAGATACGAGCCGTCCTGTCCCGTAACGCCGGTGATCAGGGCTCGTCGCGGCATGGTCCGGAACCGGATCGGGGCAGCGGGACGGGGATCAGTGACCGAGCAGCTTCAGGTCCGCTTCGACCATCATGCGGACCAGTTCTTCGAAGTGAACCTTCGGTTCCCAGCCGAGCTCGCGACGAGCCTTCGACGCATCCCCCAGCAGCAGGTCGACCTCGGCCGGGCGGAAGTAGCGTGGATCGATTCGAACCCGCACGGTGCCGTCCGACGTGATGCCGACCTCGTCCAGGCCGGAGCCTTCCCACGTCAGCGGCATGTCGGCCACCTGAAAGGCCAGCTCGCAGAATTCCCGGACCGAATGCGTCTCGCCGGTCGCAATGACGTAGTCGTCCGGCTCGTCCGTCTGCAGCATCCGCCACATGGCGTCGACGTAGTCACCGGCAAATCCCCAGTCGCGCCGGGCGTCGAGGTTGCCGAGGTACATCCCCTGCTGACGGCCGGCCACGATGTTTGCCACGGCCCGTGAGATCTTGCGGGTGACGAACGTCTCGCCCCGCCGCGGCGACTCATGATTGAACAGGATCCCGTTCACCGCGAAGAAGCCGTACGACTCGCGGTAGTTACGGGTGATGTGAAACGCATACGCCTTGGCGACGCCGTACGGGCTGCGGGGATAGAACGGCGTCGTTTCGGTCTGCGGCGTTTCGAGCGCTTTGCCGTACAGCTCCGACGACGACGCCTGGTAGAACCGCGCTTCCAGCCCCAGCTCACGCATCGCGTCGAGCAGGCGGACGGCACCCAGACCGGTCACGTCGCCGGTGTATTCGGGGATCTCGAACGAGACCTTCACGTGCGACTGGGCAGCCAGATTGTAGATCTCGTCCGGCCGGACCGTTTTGAGAATGTGGTTGATCGACGACGCGTCATTCAAATCGCCGAACACCAGCTGCAGCCGCACGTCCGGTTCGTGCGGGTCCTGGTAGATGTGGTCGATGCGGCAAGTGTTGAAGGAGGACGAACGGCGGACCATTCCCCAGACTTCGTAGCCCTTGTTCAGGAGCAGTTCGGCCAGGTACGAACCGTCCTGGCCGGTAATCCCGGTGATCAGGGCCTTCCTGCCGTTACGGGGTGGGTAATCAGGCATTTTGACTCGAAACGACGTCCGGGACGTCGACTGCTCAGGAACGTGGATCAGTACGGGGGGGCCGACGTGACAACACGCTTCCCCTCGGTCATCGGCCCGTCACGGCTTGACCCAATCCGTACACGGCACCGAAAGTGGCGCGAGTCCGCCTCCCTGCTCCATGATAGCGGAGGAGAAGGACAACGCAGCAGATCACCTCTGCCGATCGTCTGTTATTGGTCATCGAGACAATAGAGCGTCTCGACGCGGTCTCCACCGGAGGAACTGGCGGTCCGCATGTAGATGCGTCCGCCGCAGATCGTCGGCGTGGCGAAGCCCTCGTCCCCCAGCTGGTTCTCAGCAACCAGTTGGAACGACTCCGGACTGGCCCGGAAGACGAAGGTCGTCCCCTTCTCGTTGGTCGCGTAGATGTTTCCGCCCGCAAGGACAGGAGACGAGCTGACCGGCCCGCCCAGTCGCTTCTTCCACATCTCTTCGCCGGTCGTTCCGTTCCAGCAGAAGGCGATGCCGCGGTCGTTGACGGCGTACAGATAGCCATCCGAAGCAATCATCGACTGCTCGTAGCAGTTCTCGCCGTTCGACCACAGGATCTCGCCGGAACCGTCTGCCCGGATGGCGATCGTCTGGCTCTCGGGGTATCCCCCACTTGCGAAGACGATGTCGCCGTCCCAGACAATCGTGCCGCAGGTCGCCTTCGAAGTGCCCTTCACCTTCCACAACAGCTTGCCGCTGCGCGGATCGAAGCTCGAGACATGGTCGGCCCCACTGATGAGCATCTGATCGCGATCGGCAATGCGGGCCACGATTGGAGACGAGAAGCTGATGTTGTCGGTGCGGGGAATCCGCCAGACCTCGCTGCCGTCGCGCCGACTGAACGCCGCGATGTATCCCTGCTCGAATTCCGACGCGACGATGACGTTCCCGCCGTGCAGCAGTGGCGAGGGGGCGTAGCCAAACTCGTACTTCTTCGGCACGAACGGCCCGGCATCGATCTCCCAGAGCTTCTTTCCCGCAAGCGACAGTGCCGCGAGCTGCAGCCGCCCGTGGTTGGGAAAGACGACGTACAGCGTTTCGCCGTCGCAGGCCACCGTCGGCGTGGCGTGGGTGTTCTTGCTGTGGATTTTTTCTGCAAAGCCGCCGCGGTTCAGCTCGGTCTGCCAGAGCAGTTCGCCGGTTTCGCGGTCAAAGGCGACGACCGACTGTGTCTGCTCATCCTTGTCGGCCGTCGTGAGGAAGATCTGATTGCCGACCAGGATCGGCGAGGAATGTCCCCTTCCCGGCACGGTGGTTTTCCAGCGGACGTTTGTGCTCTCGCTCCACTCGACCGGAGGCTGCTGGCCGGCCGCCGCGATACCGGTGCGGTTCGGACCGCGCCACCAGGGCCAGTCGTTTTCATCGAGGGCGAATGCAGAAGCGGCGAGCAGCAGCGTGAACGCGGCAGCGGTGCTGAGGAGGCGGAGTCGGCGGGGCATGGCGGCGGGCTCTGTGGTGGGGCACAATCAGGCGGGATGCAGGCGCTGACGATCGTCCCGATTGTCGTGAACCGGCCGGGAGCGTCAAGGAAGAGGGGTGCCAGCGGGGTGCCCCAATACCCCGTCCACCGGTCGCAGCCGGTGGGCTTGTGCTGGCCAGGTGGGGCAGTCATTCCTGTCTGCCCATCGCTCCCTTACGGTCGCGGCTCGTAGAGCAGCGAACGGTGCGTCACGGAGGCAACCGGACGATGCACGTCCAGCGGCATTGGACGGGCCGATAGTGCTTCGCCGTGACACACCCTACAGCAGTCCCAGCCTACCGCCTCCTACGCCTCGCCGTTGCCGTCGGCAGCACTGTCCGAAGCGTCGTCCGCTTCCTGCTCCGCCGTCAGTTCGGCAGCCCCGTTCGCTTCAGTCGACGGAGGCACCACGACGTCGTCGTCCTCTTCATCAGCCACCTCGGCCGGGATGCGGGCGATGCCGACCAGTCGGTCGGACTCGTCCAGCGTCATGATCCGCACGCCCTGGGTGTTTCGACCGATGACGCTGATGTCGGCGACACGAATCCGCTGGATCTTGCCGGCTGCCGAGATCATCAGCACGTCGTCACCGTCGACGACCGCCAGAGAGCCGATCACTTTGCCGTTCCGCTCGCTGGTGCGGATGTCACGCAGTCCCTTGCCTCCCCGCTTCTGGCGACGGTATCGCATGTTGCCGCTGAGAGCCGCAACCGCTTCGTCGTCACCGTCACCCGAGACATCCGACTCGGCATCGGTTTCGACTTCGGCCTCTTCGTCATCG
This region includes:
- a CDS encoding PVC-type heme-binding CxxCH protein, which translates into the protein MLQPVSLSGPAVILCVLVTGGLAGADDEWPRSVDTRLQVTLFAEDPSIRTPTGIDVDPQGRVWALESNTHFRPDDYDGPETDRLLVFEDPDGNGRADGVTTFATDFTYAMSVAVRPPWIDPVELPGHDDPGRQQVFLATRAEILLLEDLDGDDGCDRRTRLVHLETDGNYPHNGLAGFAFDALGWMYFGFGENLGADYAIIGRDGTRLTGGGEGGNMYRIRPDGTGLTHLATGFWNPHASCVDAFGRLFTVDNDPDSRPPCRLMHVIPGGDFGYRFRNGRKGLHPFTAWNGEIPGTLPMVAGTGEAPSGILAYEHDAFPAEYRGDLLATSWGDHRIDRFRLQPKGASFEAIAEPLIVGGENFRPVGIAMGPDGSLYCTDWVLRDYKLHGRGRVWKISAVRKKSPVDKTTPVNRLRSPVLTERRLAAQELADSPEGRRTLLEFTLQKKESEPVRARIEAYWALQNVATPEIADELRPVIRELRADGSGPVDEVEIAAWWYRNDQKSSRTEAERKGLAPITTAYAGSEAEDSLAHPALLLAKVYNSGGEWPDGPVLTDPSLAEVLADPFLFAMQVQQFARVPDPHQYVRWWEAGPIPEGRLLLTLAQRQRDPHDTSLLERQLSDPYPPVRRAAVQWVAEERLVDFRPQVETVLRSEPMTTELFLATLAALEMLDGKDPKDFDRTPAGNYVLPLLKDESTPAAVRIQALRLVEPNDEGLELALLAKLADSADDGLKTEAVRTLQQSGRPEAVAPLVDIATDDTRPRSLRAEAISGLAGFLGDPTQGTEARSAIVALLERGNGGLRLEAVRALRGQQSLDGDLQTQLVQLAETATTSSEMDDGLPLARQLAMTLQATAADLPEALRKLLQERPTGTQQWLDRLMEFDGGDQEAGRLVFFHPGGPGCAKCHTVNGRGGKVGPDLSNIGRSFTRRKLIESILDPSREVSPQFTNWSVLTDEGRVETGMIVHENLGQTTLGRSDGTLVTIETASIEERTPQRKSVMPEKLAERMTIDEFRDLLAWLQSLGQSPSRMSRE
- a CDS encoding NosD domain-containing protein, whose protein sequence is MHNLKHTTLATAVLLGLTLCGTSNRGLSAAELPGARPVIDAAEYPSLQAAIDAVPAEGGIVQIPAGKFEISEPLRITGEDIHLSGAGSATHIHNTNTDGEPALALVPDGEYDRTATGGNRKMRWRIQISDMRITGNEKSGHGIQALWVNEIFIHGVTVSENGGDGILLDYCYEDPRVCDSLITYNKKVGLNLLGCHDIVVSATHFEENNDALHCIDGYNLCMTGNNLDDHLRHGVVIENTYGSVVSGNMIEECNGAAVILDRDCYGDTISANVIAHNGQGVLLKDAHGCAVSANTFTILKERALYIGPDSGRITVTGNNFSNSYLGDGKVRRAANDFAAGGLVLEGTSDVVVSGNVFSGLTEPAVQHIGDASRRIVFANNVLTDVTSQHDQLEDSVQGQNIAPEAGDSK
- the tadA gene encoding tRNA adenosine(34) deaminase TadA translates to MIMLPGETPPENPLQPHEQWMRRAINQAHIAFEAEEVPVGAVVVHDGRVIGEGYNQREQLRDPTAHAEMIAMTQAAQVLDSWRLVDCTLYVTLEPCPMCAGAIVQARLPVVVYGTTDPKGGACHTLYQITDDERLNHRATVLGGVMQDECRALLQDFFAMQRAKGKK
- a CDS encoding RluA family pseudouridine synthase; this translates as MSESSARLDLVDVICEDGPVISVNKPSGLITQGAPRGVDSLVDLVKAYLKRKYDKPGNVYLGVPHRLDRPVSGVVVFSRNSKCAARLAEQFAKRQVKKVYWACLERLPQPAEGKLEDWIYRIPDHSKVEIASPNREGAKPAYLTYRTLATSRGKALVEIELGTGRMHQIRIQFGSRGCPVLGDLEYGGRQEFTGAPTIDDRFRPIALHARSLTIQHPIRYEPLEIVAPPPAGWDRLGFGM
- a CDS encoding GDP-mannose 4,6-dehydratase, which codes for MPRRALITGVTGQDGSYLAELLLDKGYEVQGTTRNVDSESTRGLHRLVSERGGTVRLHESSLQNDDEVTLLLDEVAPDEIYHLAAQSHVGLSFEKPLETLDANAGVTLRLLEAVRTLQGRGRDIRFFHAASSEMFGRPTESPQTERTPFVPRNPYATSKVCAFHLVANYRETHGLYACSGILFNHESPRRPERFVTRKVTLAAARIAAGLQETLTLGNLDIGRDWGFAGDYVDAMWRMLHQEQPTDLVIATGRWHSLEEFLERAFRRVNLDWRDHVRQDPALMRPAESGRLVGDASLARERLGWQPTTTFEELVDRMVDADMQWVVGRS
- the gmd gene encoding GDP-mannose 4,6-dehydratase, which produces MPDYPPRNGRKALITGITGQDGSYLAELLLNKGYEVWGMVRRSSSFNTCRIDHIYQDPHEPDVRLQLVFGDLNDASSINHILKTVRPDEIYNLAAQSHVKVSFEIPEYTGDVTGLGAVRLLDAMRELGLEARFYQASSSELYGKALETPQTETTPFYPRSPYGVAKAYAFHITRNYRESYGFFAVNGILFNHESPRRGETFVTRKISRAVANIVAGRQQGMYLGNLDARRDWGFAGDYVDAMWRMLQTDEPDDYVIATGETHSVREFCELAFQVADMPLTWEGSGLDEVGITSDGTVRVRIDPRYFRPAEVDLLLGDASKARRELGWEPKVHFEELVRMMVEADLKLLGH
- a CDS encoding outer membrane protein assembly factor BamB family protein, with the protein product MPRRLRLLSTAAAFTLLLAASAFALDENDWPWWRGPNRTGIAAAGQQPPVEWSESTNVRWKTTVPGRGHSSPILVGNQIFLTTADKDEQTQSVVAFDRETGELLWQTELNRGGFAEKIHSKNTHATPTVACDGETLYVVFPNHGRLQLAALSLAGKKLWEIDAGPFVPKKYEFGYAPSPLLHGGNVIVASEFEQGYIAAFSRRDGSEVWRIPRTDNISFSSPIVARIADRDQMLISGADHVSSFDPRSGKLLWKVKGTSKATCGTIVWDGDIVFASGGYPESQTIAIRADGSGEILWSNGENCYEQSMIASDGYLYAVNDRGIAFCWNGTTGEEMWKKRLGGPVSSSPVLAGGNIYATNEKGTTFVFRASPESFQLVAENQLGDEGFATPTICGGRIYMRTASSSGGDRVETLYCLDDQ